A single window of Rhizobium indicum DNA harbors:
- a CDS encoding cytochrome c oxidase assembly protein: MSDNPAAPKKPGRNNGAVVMMCLSFVFGMGAMSYAAVPLYRIFCQVTGYNGTTQRVDQVSSVVLDRTMRVTFDANVAPGLQWDFKPVEREVNPKIGETIQVNFTAENRSNETQRGQAVFNVTPGEAGVYFNKVQCFCFTETDLKPGEKLDMPVVFYIDPEIVKAVESKNIHTITLSYTFYPKEGPKPVASNEGGAEKIEKKL, from the coding sequence ATGAGCGATAACCCCGCCGCACCGAAAAAGCCCGGCCGCAACAACGGCGCCGTCGTCATGATGTGCCTGAGCTTCGTCTTCGGCATGGGCGCGATGAGCTACGCCGCCGTGCCGCTCTACCGCATCTTCTGCCAGGTGACCGGCTATAACGGCACGACGCAGCGCGTCGACCAGGTGTCGAGCGTCGTGCTCGACCGCACGATGCGCGTCACCTTCGACGCCAATGTCGCCCCCGGCCTGCAGTGGGACTTCAAGCCGGTCGAGCGCGAGGTCAACCCGAAGATCGGCGAGACCATCCAGGTCAATTTCACCGCCGAGAATCGTTCGAACGAGACCCAGCGCGGCCAGGCGGTTTTCAACGTCACGCCGGGCGAAGCCGGCGTCTATTTCAACAAGGTGCAATGTTTCTGCTTTACGGAAACGGACCTGAAGCCGGGCGAGAAGCTCGACATGCCTGTCGTGTTCTACATCGATCCTGAAATCGTCAAGGCGGTGGAATCGAAGAATATCCATACGATCACGCTGTCATATACGTTCTACCCGAAAGAGGGTCCGAAGCCGGTGGCTTCGAATGAGGGTGGAGCGGAGAAGATTGAAAAGAAACTTTGA
- a CDS encoding heme o synthase encodes MTVIDNHEVLAKDGELSEASARDYFELLKPRVMSLVVFTAFAGLVLAPGHIHPVLGMIAILCIAVGAGASGALNMWYDADIDAIMSRTANRPIPAGRIAPSEALAFGLVLSGFSVVILGLAVNWLSAGILAFTIFFYAVVYTMWLKRSTPQNIVIGGAAGAFPPMIGWACVTNSVTIESTVLFLIIFLWTPAHFWALALFKMRDYEAVGVPMLPNVAGERVTKHQIVAYAVLTAVCAVLPSFLGFASLGYGLVAAALGAIFIYCSIAVWRMPDGDLKMIPAKKLFGFSIFYLFAVFSALMIDRLASVLVSHAGGWF; translated from the coding sequence ATGACGGTTATCGACAATCACGAGGTGCTTGCAAAGGACGGCGAATTGTCGGAAGCGAGTGCGCGCGATTATTTCGAATTGCTGAAGCCACGGGTCATGTCGCTCGTGGTCTTCACTGCCTTTGCCGGTCTCGTGCTGGCGCCGGGCCATATCCATCCGGTCCTCGGCATGATCGCCATCCTCTGCATCGCCGTCGGCGCCGGCGCCTCCGGCGCGCTGAACATGTGGTATGACGCCGATATCGACGCCATCATGAGCCGCACCGCCAACCGCCCGATCCCGGCCGGCCGCATCGCGCCCTCCGAGGCGCTCGCCTTCGGCCTGGTGCTGTCCGGCTTCTCGGTCGTGATTCTTGGTCTCGCCGTCAACTGGCTCTCGGCCGGCATCCTCGCCTTCACCATCTTCTTCTATGCCGTGGTCTACACCATGTGGCTGAAGCGCTCGACGCCGCAGAACATCGTCATCGGCGGTGCTGCCGGCGCCTTCCCGCCGATGATCGGCTGGGCCTGCGTGACCAACAGCGTGACGATCGAGAGCACCGTTCTCTTCCTCATCATCTTCCTGTGGACGCCGGCGCATTTCTGGGCGCTTGCCCTCTTCAAGATGCGCGACTACGAGGCCGTCGGGGTGCCGATGCTGCCGAACGTTGCCGGCGAACGGGTGACCAAGCATCAGATCGTCGCCTATGCGGTGCTGACCGCCGTCTGCGCGGTATTGCCGTCCTTCCTCGGTTTCGCAAGCCTCGGCTATGGCCTGGTCGCCGCCGCCCTCGGCGCGATCTTCATATACTGTTCCATCGCCGTCTGGCGCATGCCCGACGGCGATTTGAAGATGATCCCGGCGAAGAAGCTTTTCGGCTTCTCGATCTTTTATCTCTTCGCCGTGTTCTCCGCCTTGATGATCGACCGGCTGGCGTCGGTGCTGGTCTCGCATGCGGGAGGTTGGTTCTGA